Genomic DNA from Sphingomonas hankookensis:
CGATCGAGCGGACCGACCTCGGCGTCCATTGGGCGGCGGAGGGCGGCGAGGGTGTTCCCGATCCCCGGCTGGCGGCGCTGGGGCGGCGCTGGCTGGCTCCGGCGGGCGACGCGGCGAGCGGATGGTTGGAACACCGGCTGCGGCACGGCGTGACCGAGGGACGCGCCGAACTGGGCGACGGGCAGACCTTGTGGATGGAATGTAATGCGCGCGAACTGCACGGGGTCAGCTTCACCAAGGGCTGCTATGTGGGCCAGGAGAATACCGCGCGGATGAACTATCGCTCGACGGTCAACCGCCGGCTGGTGGTGGTGCCCACTGACGTCGCGGGGCCGCGCACGCGCATCGTCTATCCCGATCTGGGGCTGGCGGTCGAGCATCGTCGGATCGACGATCTGGGCGCAGCGTTGCGGCCGGACTGGCTGGTGGAGGCGCTGGCGGAGCCGATCTGAGCGGGCGCTGGACCGGGGCGTCGGTGGCGCTACAAGGTTGGTCATGGACGACTATCTGACCGCCGATCGCCCGACCTTCGTCACCCATCTCGAATGTTCGATGACGGGCGAGCATTATCCCGCCGACACGCTGCATAATCTGTCGAAGGTCGGTCGGCCGCTGCTGGTCCGCTACGACCTGTCGGCGGTCGGCGAGGCACTGTCGCGCGACACGCTGTCGGCGCGCGATACCGATCTGTGGCGCTGGCGCGAACTGCTGCCGGTGCGCCGAGCCGAGAATATTGTCAGCCTAGGCGAGATCGAGACGCCGTTGATCCCCGTGCCGAAATCGGGCGGCGAGCGGGTGCTCGTGAAGGACGAAGGTCGCCTGCCGACCGGCAGTTTCAAGGCGCGCGGGCTGGTAATGGCGGTGGCGATGGCCAAGGAACTGGGCGTGCGCCGCATCGCCATGCCGACCAACGGCAATGCCGGTGCGGCGCTGGCCGCCTATGCCGCCCGCTGTGGAATCGAGACGATCGTCTTCTGTCCCGAGGATACACCCGAGGTGAATGTCCGCGAGATCGCGGCACAGGGCAGCCGGGTGTGGCGGGTCAACGGCCTGATCGACGATTGCGGCGCGATCGTCGCCAAGGGCGCGGCGGAAGGACGCTGGTTCGATTTCTCGACGCTGAAGGAGCCGTACCGGATCGAGGGCAAGAAGACGATGGGCCTCGAACTGGCGGCGCAGCTCGGCTGGCGGCTGCCCGATGCGATCTTCTACCCGACCGGCGGCGGTACCGGGCTGATCGGCATGTGGAAGGCGTTCGACGAACTGGAGGCGCTCGGCTGGATCGGGTCGAAGCGGCCGCGCATGTATGCGGTGCAGGCATCGGGCTGCGCGCCGATCGTCCGCGCGTTCGAGGCAGGGGAGGAGCATGCCGAACGCTGGGAGGACGCGCATACCGTCGCCGCCGGCATCCGCGTGCCGCGTGCGGTCGGCGACTTCCTGATCCTGCGCGCGGTGCGCGAAAGCGGCGGCAAGGCGCTGGCGGTCGGCGACCCGGCGATCCTGAAGGCGGTGGACGACTGTGCGCGCCGCGACGGCCTGCTGCTGTGTCCCGAAGGCGGGGCGACGCTGGCCGCCTACCGCCAAGCACTGCGGGATGGGGAGGTTGATGCGGACGAGGAGGTGGTGCTGTTCAACTGTGCCACTGGCCTCAAATATCCGCTGCCGCCCGCGAGCGCGACGCTCGATCGACACCAAGTGATTGATTTCGAAGCGCTTTAGGTCAGCGTTCGAATGCGGTGATGATCGGGCAGGGGCCGTCGCTACCGGCGCCGCATTGATCGGCCAGCTTCGCAAGCGCCTGCCGTGCCGCCTGCATTCGCTCGATCTGCGCATCGAGTTCGGCGATGCGCCGCCGGGCGAGGTCGCGGGCGCGGGCACGGTCGTCGGTGGCGTCGAGCGCCAGCAACTCGCCGATCTCCTCGAGCGTGAACCCGGCCGCCTGCGCCTGCCGGATGAACCGCAGCCGGTGCAGATCGTCCTCACCGTAGTGGCGAAAGCCGTTGCCGTGCGGGCGTTCGGGCACGGCCAGTAGCCCGCGTCGCTGATAGTAGCGCACCGTATCCACGCCGACGCCGCCTGCCTTTGCCAGCTGCGCAATGGTTTGTGTCATCGGGCCTTGACTCCGGACCATGGTCCAGACCCCATATAGGGTGCACGTTGCGAATGCCAGGAGCGCACCCGTGTCCGACCGTCCCACCGCCGTCCTTCACCGCATGGTCCTGCCCGGCCACACCTGTCCCTATGGCCTGAAGGCGCTCGACCTGCTCCGCCGCAAGGGGTTCGCGGTCGAGGACCGCCCGCTGACAACGCGCGAGGCGACGGACGCGTTCAAGGCGGCGCATGGCGTGAAGACGACCCCGCAGGTCTTCATCAGTGGCACGCGCATCGGCGGCTACGACGATCTGCGCCGTCATCTTGGCCTGCGCGTCGCCGAACCCGGCGCGACCAGCTACCGCCCGGTCGCCGCCCTGTTCGCGATGACCGCGCTGCTGGCGATGGCGGCCAGTCATGCAGCCTTCGGATCGCCCTTCACGCTGCACGCGCTCCAATGGTTCGGCGGGTTCAGCATGGCGATACTGGCGCTGCTGAAGCTGCAGGACATCGAGAAATTCTCGACCATGTTCCTCAACTACGACCTGCTGGCGCGGCGCTGGGTGCGCTATGGCTATGTCTATCCCTTTGCCGAGGGACTGGCGGGCGTGCTGATGGTGGCCGGCGTGCTGACCGGGCTGTCCGCCGCGGTCGCGCTGTTCATCGGGACGATCGGGGCGGTGTCGGTGTTCAAGGCGGTCTATATCGACCGGCGCGAACTGAAATGCGCCTGTGTCGGCGGGTCGTCGAACGTGCCGTTGGGCTTCGTGTCGCTGACCGAGAATCTGGGCATGATCGCGATGGGGCTGTGGATGCTGACCGGGATGTGATCCGCTTGGGTGGGTCAGGGCACCGCGAACAGCCGCAGGAAATAGCCGACGAACCGCCGTGCATGCGCGTCGATCATGTCGCTGTCGGCGGTTTCGATGCCCCATAGCCGGCGATTATGATGGACCGCGGCCATCCCGGTCAGCGTCCGCGCCATGTCGACCGCGCCCTCATTGCGCAGCCGCCCGGCGTCGATCTGCTGCGCGATATAGCCGGACAGGGCGCGTTCGATATGGCCCGCCGCCTCCTGGTAAAAGATCCGGCCGATTTCGGGAAAGCGGCCGCTTTCGCCGACGACGAGCCGCCATGCCGCCACCGCATCGGGATGCGCGGTCTTGTTCATGAATACGCGGCAGAAATTGACGAGCGTCGCCTCCATCTCGCCCGGCGTCAGCAATTCGCTGGTGACCTGTTGGCGGAAGGCGGCGGTGACGTCGGCGATGACGGCGGCGAACAGTTCCTCCTTCGAGCGGAAATAGCTCCACAAGGTCGCCTTCGACCCGCCCAGCGTCTTGAGCAGGCCCGACATCGACGTCGCGGCATAGCCCTCTTCGAGGAACGAGCGACGCGCAGCGGCGACGATCGCGTCGCGGCGATCCTGTTTGCGGGCTTCGCGCTTGCCGAGCGCGGGTTCTTCGGTGTCGGTCATAAACTGTACTGACGGGTACAGATAATCGTTGACAGGCGCAAGCGGCAGGATCATGGAACGAAGCGTACCCACTAGTACGGTTTTCGCCATGATACGCCCGAGTCTTCGGCAAGCCCGCCGCGCGGCGCCGCTTGCGGTGTTGTTCCTGTCCGCCTGTGCCAGCGTGCCGCGTCTGGCCGAGGCGCCGGTGCCGCGCACGCCCGACAGTTTCGCCGCCGGCCGCAGCTTTGCCACGTCGGGCGCGAGCGCGTGGCCGGCGCAGAACTGGTGGCAGGGTTATGGCGATGCCCAGCTTGATGCGCTGATCGCGGAAGGCTTGGCCGGGTCGCCCGACCTTGCCGCCGCCACCGCGCGCATCGCGCAGGCCGATGGCTATGCGCGGCAGGCCGGGGCGGCGCGGCTGCCGACGCTCGGCGCATCGGGCAATGTCGGCCTGACCAAGCAGAGCTACAATAACGGCATCCCCGCCGATTTCGTGCCCAAGGGGTGGAACGACACCGGCCGGGTGCAGGGCGAGCTCGGCTTCGACCTCGACCTGTGGGGACGCAACCGCGCGGCCTATGCGGCGGCACGGTCGGATGCGGAGGCGGCGCGGCTGGATCTGGCGCAGGCGCAGCTGACGCTGTCGACCAATATCGCCGATGCCTATGCCGATCTGGCACGGTTGTTCGCCGAACGCGCGGTGGCGCAGGCGGCGCTTCAGGTGCGACAACAGACCGCGCAATTGACCGCCGACCGGGTGACGAACGGCCTCGACACCCGGGCCGAGGAGAAACAGGCGGATGCGGCGGTGCCGGCGGCGCGGGCCGATGTGGCGGCGACCGACGAAGCGATCGCGCTGACCCGCAACCGCATCGCCGCGCTGCTGGGCAAGGGGCCGGACCGGGGGCTGGCGATCACCGCGCCCGCCGCGACCATTCCCGCCCGCGGCCTGCCCGCCGGGGTCACCACCGACCTGATCGCCCGCCGCCCCGATATCGTCGCGGCGCGTACCCGGGTCGAGGCGGAGGCGAACCGGATCAAGGTCGCGCGCGCCGATTTCTATCCGTCGTTCAGCCTGTCGGCGGTGTTCGGCTTGCAGTCCCTGGGGTTGAGCAACCTCATCAACGGCGGATCGACCGCAGGCAGCGTGGGTCCGGCGTTCAACCTGCCGATCTTTCGCGGGGGCGAGCTGGACGGTCGCTACCGCGTGACGCGCGGGGCGTTCGACGCGGCGGTCGCCGATTACGACCGGACCGTCACCGCCGCCTATCGCGCGGTCGCCGATGCGGTGGTCAGCCAGCGCGCGCTGGCGACGCGCCTGACCGAATCGCAACGCTCGCTGGCCGATGCGCAGGCCGGGTACGACGTCGCGCGGCTGCGCTACGAAGGCGGGCTGTCGCGCTTCACCGACGTGCTGGTCGCGCAGGACCGGGTGTTGCAGGCGCGGCGGATCGTCGCCGACCTGCAATCGCGTGCCTTTACCCTCGACATTGCGCTCGTCCGGGCGCTGGGCGGCGGCTTTTCCGCCCCGGCGACCGCCGAGCAGAACAAGGATGTGACCCATGGCTGATGCCGATCCCGCGCCCGAGACCACCGCGCCGACGAAGCGCAAGAAGTGGCTGACCGGCATCGCCGCGGTCGTCCTGCTGGGCGCCGCGGGCTATGGCGGCTGGTATGCGCTGGTCGGCAGCCATTATGTCGAGACCGACAATGCCTATGTCGGCGCGGAAACGGCGCAGATCACGCCGATGGTCGCCGGGCAGGTGATCGCCATCGGACCATCGGAAACGCAAGCGGTGAAGCGCGGCGACGTGCTGGTCCGGCTGGACGACAGCGACGCGCGCATTGCGCTGGCGAGTGCCGAGGCGGATCTGGCCAAGGCGCGGCGCCAGTTCGGGCAGACCTCCGCCACCAGCGGCGCCCTGTCGGCGCAGGTGCAGGCGAAGGGCGCGGAGATCGTCAGCGCCCGCGCGCGGCTGGCATCGGCGCAGGCGGCGTTCGACAAGGCGCAGGTGGACTATAACCGGCGGCAGCGGCTGGCGCCCAACGGTGCGGTATCGGGCGACGAACTGACCCAGGCGACCAATGCGCTGGCGGCGGCCCGCGCGGCACTGGAACAGGCGCGGGCGGCGGTGGCGGAGGCTGCGTCGCAGCGCAGCGCGGCGGCGGGCAATCTGGCGGCCAATCAGGCGCTGATCCAGGGCGCCACGTCCCGCAGCGCGCCCGACGTGCTGGCGGCGGAGGCGCGGGTGCGGCAGGCGCAGCTCGACCTCGACCGCACCGTCATCCGCGCGCCGATCGACGGCGTCGTCGCCAACCGGACGATCCAGATCGGGCAGCGCGTCGCGGCCGGCACGACGATGATGCGGATCGTTCCGGTGAACAGCGCCTATGTCGATGCGAACTTCAAGGAAGGCCAACTGGCCAGGGTGAAGCCGGGTCAGCCGGTCAAGCTCACCTCCGACCTGTATGGCGACGATGTCGAATATCACGGCCGGGTCGTCGGCTTTTCCGGCGGGACGGGATCGGCGTTCGCACTGATCCCGGCGCAGAATGCGACCGGCAACTGGATCAAGGTCGTGCAGCGCCTGCCCGTGCGCGTCGCGCTGGACCGCAACGAGTTGCAGGCGCACCCGCTGCGCGTCGGACTGTCGATGACCGCCGAGGTGGATGTTTCGGGGCGGTAGCGCGTTCCCCGACGGCTGACCGTACCCCCGCGCAGGCGGGGGTCCAGCGCCCGATTGGAAAACGCTTCGTGCTTGACCCTGGACCCCTGCCTGCGCGGGGGTACGGCAGGCGATATTTCGTGGGACATCCGACAAGGGAGCAGTCGGCATGACCGGCCAGGACGATTTCAAACCCTATACCGGCGGCAAGCTGTGGCTGGCCGGGCTGGTGCTGGCGCTGACCAATTTCATGGTGGTGCTCGACACGACCATCGCCAACGTGTCGGTCGGGCATATCGCCGGGTCGCTCGGCATCTCGACCAGCCAGGGGACGTGGATCATCACCTCCTATGCGGTGGCGGAGGCGATCTGCGTGCCGTTGACCGGGTGGCTGGCAGGGCGGTTCGGGACGGTGCGGACCTTCGTGACGGGCATGATCGGCTTCGGCATCTTTTCGGTGCTTTGCGGGCTGTCGACCAGCCTTGCCATGATCGTCATCGCGCGGATCGGGCAGGGCTTGTGCGGCGGGCCGCTGATGCCGCTGACGCAGACGATGCTGCTGCGGGTCTTCCCGCGCGAACAGCATGGGCAGGCGATGGGCATGTGGGCGATGACCACCGTCACCGCGCCGATCCTGGGGCCGATTCTGGGCGGGACGATTTCCG
This window encodes:
- a CDS encoding glutaredoxin family protein — protein: MVLPGHTCPYGLKALDLLRRKGFAVEDRPLTTREATDAFKAAHGVKTTPQVFISGTRIGGYDDLRRHLGLRVAEPGATSYRPVAALFAMTALLAMAASHAAFGSPFTLHALQWFGGFSMAILALLKLQDIEKFSTMFLNYDLLARRWVRYGYVYPFAEGLAGVLMVAGVLTGLSAAVALFIGTIGAVSVFKAVYIDRRELKCACVGGSSNVPLGFVSLTENLGMIAMGLWMLTGM
- a CDS encoding threonine synthase gives rise to the protein MDDYLTADRPTFVTHLECSMTGEHYPADTLHNLSKVGRPLLVRYDLSAVGEALSRDTLSARDTDLWRWRELLPVRRAENIVSLGEIETPLIPVPKSGGERVLVKDEGRLPTGSFKARGLVMAVAMAKELGVRRIAMPTNGNAGAALAAYAARCGIETIVFCPEDTPEVNVREIAAQGSRVWRVNGLIDDCGAIVAKGAAEGRWFDFSTLKEPYRIEGKKTMGLELAAQLGWRLPDAIFYPTGGGTGLIGMWKAFDELEALGWIGSKRPRMYAVQASGCAPIVRAFEAGEEHAERWEDAHTVAAGIRVPRAVGDFLILRAVRESGGKALAVGDPAILKAVDDCARRDGLLLCPEGGATLAAYRQALRDGEVDADEEVVLFNCATGLKYPLPPASATLDRHQVIDFEAL
- a CDS encoding HlyD family secretion protein, whose amino-acid sequence is MADADPAPETTAPTKRKKWLTGIAAVVLLGAAGYGGWYALVGSHYVETDNAYVGAETAQITPMVAGQVIAIGPSETQAVKRGDVLVRLDDSDARIALASAEADLAKARRQFGQTSATSGALSAQVQAKGAEIVSARARLASAQAAFDKAQVDYNRRQRLAPNGAVSGDELTQATNALAAARAALEQARAAVAEAASQRSAAAGNLAANQALIQGATSRSAPDVLAAEARVRQAQLDLDRTVIRAPIDGVVANRTIQIGQRVAAGTTMMRIVPVNSAYVDANFKEGQLARVKPGQPVKLTSDLYGDDVEYHGRVVGFSGGTGSAFALIPAQNATGNWIKVVQRLPVRVALDRNELQAHPLRVGLSMTAEVDVSGR
- the ygfZ gene encoding CAF17-like 4Fe-4S cluster assembly/insertion protein YgfZ encodes the protein MTMNTPETRPGTWLSDRAVLHIGGAEARPFLQGLVTQDMGAVTPETPQWAALLSAQGKALFDFLLWADGDDILIDCEGEVADALAKRLTLYRLRRAVTIERTDLGVHWAAEGGEGVPDPRLAALGRRWLAPAGDAASGWLEHRLRHGVTEGRAELGDGQTLWMECNARELHGVSFTKGCYVGQENTARMNYRSTVNRRLVVVPTDVAGPRTRIVYPDLGLAVEHRRIDDLGAALRPDWLVEALAEPI
- a CDS encoding efflux transporter outer membrane subunit, which encodes MIRPSLRQARRAAPLAVLFLSACASVPRLAEAPVPRTPDSFAAGRSFATSGASAWPAQNWWQGYGDAQLDALIAEGLAGSPDLAAATARIAQADGYARQAGAARLPTLGASGNVGLTKQSYNNGIPADFVPKGWNDTGRVQGELGFDLDLWGRNRAAYAAARSDAEAARLDLAQAQLTLSTNIADAYADLARLFAERAVAQAALQVRQQTAQLTADRVTNGLDTRAEEKQADAAVPAARADVAATDEAIALTRNRIAALLGKGPDRGLAITAPAATIPARGLPAGVTTDLIARRPDIVAARTRVEAEANRIKVARADFYPSFSLSAVFGLQSLGLSNLINGGSTAGSVGPAFNLPIFRGGELDGRYRVTRGAFDAAVADYDRTVTAAYRAVADAVVSQRALATRLTESQRSLADAQAGYDVARLRYEGGLSRFTDVLVAQDRVLQARRIVADLQSRAFTLDIALVRALGGGFSAPATAEQNKDVTHG
- a CDS encoding TetR/AcrR family transcriptional regulator, whose product is MTDTEEPALGKREARKQDRRDAIVAAARRSFLEEGYAATSMSGLLKTLGGSKATLWSYFRSKEELFAAVIADVTAAFRQQVTSELLTPGEMEATLVNFCRVFMNKTAHPDAVAAWRLVVGESGRFPEIGRIFYQEAAGHIERALSGYIAQQIDAGRLRNEGAVDMARTLTGMAAVHHNRRLWGIETADSDMIDAHARRFVGYFLRLFAVP
- a CDS encoding MerR family transcriptional regulator; amino-acid sequence: MTQTIAQLAKAGGVGVDTVRYYQRRGLLAVPERPHGNGFRHYGEDDLHRLRFIRQAQAAGFTLEEIGELLALDATDDRARARDLARRRIAELDAQIERMQAARQALAKLADQCGAGSDGPCPIITAFER